The following are from one region of the Amia ocellicauda isolate fAmiCal2 chromosome 1, fAmiCal2.hap1, whole genome shotgun sequence genome:
- the hint3 gene encoding adenosine 5'-monophosphoramidase HINT3, whose amino-acid sequence MAATEGAAQAGPSAGPVKSRAQADGYDKTCIFCKIGSQQTDTELVHFDGDLACFKDIKPGAPQHYLVVPVKHVGNCRSLTKDHVPLVEKMVEVGKSVLQKNNITDLSDVRLGFHWPPFSSVNHLHLHVLAPASEMGFMSKIFYRIDSYWFVTAEQLIQRLNSLSESN is encoded by the exons ATGGCAGCTACTGAGGGCGCCGCGCAGGCCGGCCCCAGTGCAGGGCCGGTGAAGAGCCGGGCTCAGGCGGACGGCTACGACaagacctgtatcttctgtaaAATTGGCAGCCAACAAACCGACACCGAGTTGGTGCATTTC GATGGAGATCTGGCATGTTTTAAAGATATAAAGCCAGGAGCTCCTCAGCACTACCTTGTTGTGCCCGTGAAACATGTTGGAAACTGCAGAAGCCTCACAAAGGATCATGTACCATTAG TGGAGAAGATGGTGGAGGTGGGAAAATCGGTGCTGCAGAAGAACAACATTACAGACCTCAGTGACGTCAG GCTGGGTTTCCACTGGCCCCCGTTTAGCTCTGTAAATCATCTGCACCTTCATGTGTTGGCACCTGCTAGTGAGATGGGTTTCATGTCCAAAATATTTTACAGAATTGACTCGTACTGGTTCGTTACA GCTGAACAGCTCATCCAACGGCTTAATTCCCTCAGTGAAAGCAACTGA
- the LOC136748386 gene encoding actin-binding Rho-activating protein, with protein sequence MEREDATVHGNLRNASHVSTVEGLTQNWQRWSNDHSEYQKHNPFSNNKTMTVHFQKGQEGYGRPREGSETERRGRDAHSHVGKEVQELCLIIQSVGERREDGATVVEFGKLFERYVTISNKVVGLLLRARRQGLVAFEGEMLWQGRDDRVRIALLPCRGARW encoded by the coding sequence ATGGAAAGAGAGGATGCCACTGTTCATGGTAACCTTAGAAATGCGAGTCATGTTAGCACCGTTGAAGGGTTAACCCAGAACTGGCAGAGATGGTCAAATGATCACTCGGAGTACCAGAAACACAATCCCTTCAGTAACAACAAGACAATGACAGTGCACTTCCAGAAAGGGCAGGAGGGATACGGGAGGCCGAGAGAGGGCTCCGAGACCGAGCGGAGGGGACGGGATGCCCACAGCCACGTTGGAAAAGAGGTGCAGGAGCTGTGTCTGATCATCCAAAGCGTTGGAGAGCGCCGAGAGGACGGGGCCACCGTGGTCGAGTTTGGGAAGCTGTTCGAGCGGTATGTGACCATCTCCAACAAAGTGGTGGGGCTCCTCCTGAGGGCGCGGAGGCAGGGGCTGGTTGCCTTCGAGGGAGAGATGCTCTGGCAAGGAAGAGACGACCGCGTCCGCATTGCACTGCTTCCGTGCAGAGGGGCGAGGTGGTGA
- the trmt11 gene encoding tRNA (guanine(10)-N(2))-methyltransferase TRMT11 isoform X2: MGALESRRRLRYDNAPAASLQEEIKSLLSLNGESFIPEENFDEKSPFWVLNSVSEEGIRRVMKRTVCAKSVFELWGFGRTPQELQSSLKNWPVENMVPYLTRDSTYKINIYTFNKTLLHQQRIQKIDALEFLPFQGKVNLKNPDHVFCLLEDYGSDPNCIPDEPFRIFFGRWVADGQRDLIKSHSVKKRHFIGNTSMDAGLSFIMANHARVKPNDLVYDPFVGTGSLLVACAHFGSYVCGTDIDYNTIHGIGKASRKNQKWRGPDENIRANLRQYGAEKSYIDVLVSDASKTIWRAGAVFDAIITDPPYGIRESTRKTGSQKEIIKPPEDYGGESHVPVSMAYHLSDIFTDLLNFASKYLVMGGRLVYWLPVYRPEYKEEIIPQHPCLKLISNCEQTLSSHTSRRLITMEKLKEFEYTDELAHLVESKFSPYQGHNSFREKYFSGLTKKTGMQEAKNLKIEG, translated from the exons atgggagcgCTGGAATCCCGCAGACGTCTGCGCTACGACAACGCGCCCGCAGCTTCCTTACAAGAG gaAATCAAATCCCTGCTTTCGCTCAATGGAGAATCGTTTATCCCAGAAGAAAACTTTGATGAaaag TCCCCATTCTGGGTCCTCAACAGTGTTTCAGAGGAAGGGATAAGAAGGGTTATGAAACGAACTGTGTGTGCAAA GTCAGTATTTGAGCTATGGGGGTTTGGAAGAACACCCCAGGAGTTACAGTCATCGCTGAAGAACTGGCCAGTGGAAAACATG GTTCCCTATCTGACGCGTGACTCAAcatacaaaattaatatttatacattcaACAAAACTCTTCTGCATCAACAGAGAATCCAGAAGATAGAT GCTCTAGAATTTCTCCCATTCCAAGGGAAAGTAAATTTGAAGAACCCAGACCATGTCTTCTGTCTACTGGAAGACTACGGTTCTGATCCCAATTGCATTCCAGATGAACCCTTTCGTATCTTCTTCGGGCGATGG GTTGCAGACGGGCAGAGAGATCTGATTAAATCTCACAGTGTGAAGAAGCGACATTTCATTGGAAACACAAGCATGGACGCTGGGCTGTCCTTTATAATGGCCAATCATGCCAGAGTAAAACCTAATGACTTGGTTTATGATCCATTTGTTGGAACAG gtagCCTTCTTGTTGCATGCGCTCATTTTGGCTCCTATGTATGTGGCACAGACATTGATTACAACACAATCCACGGAATAG GAAAGGCAAGCAGAAAGAACCAGAAGTGGAGGGGACCTGATGAAAACATCAGAGCTAACCTAAGGCAGTACGGAGCAGAGAAATCCTATATTGATGTTCTGGTGTCAGATGCCTCTAAAACCATATGGAGAGCAGGAGCTGTGTTTGATGCCATCATCACAGATC CCCCATATGGTATAAGAGAATCTACAAGGAAAACAGGCTCCCAGAAAGAAATCATAAAGCCACCAGAAGACTA CGGTGGAGAAAGTCATGTCCCTGTGTCAATGGCCTATCATCTCAGTGATATCTTCACAGACCTGCTGAACTTTGCATCAAAGTATCTTGTCATGGGAGGAAGACTAGTGTACTGGTTACCAGTGTACAGGCCTGA ATACAAGGAAGAAATAATACCCCAGCACCCTTGTCTGAAACTTATTAGCAACTGTGAGCAGACACTTTCCAGTCATACGTCCAGGCGTTTGATAACCATGGAAAAGCTGAAAGAATTTGAG
- the trmt11 gene encoding tRNA (guanine(10)-N(2))-methyltransferase TRMT11 isoform X3 yields the protein MALHCSRTCRKYLLHVAQENIEFRLPEIKSLLSLNGESFIPEENFDEKSPFWVLNSVSEEGIRRVMKRTVCAKSVFELWGFGRTPQELQSSLKNWPVENMVPYLTRDSTYKINIYTFNKTLLHQQRIQKIDALEFLPFQGKVNLKNPDHVFCLLEDYGSDPNCIPDEPFRIFFGRWVADGQRDLIKSHSVKKRHFIGNTSMDAGLSFIMANHARVKPNDLVYDPFVGTGSLLVACAHFGSYVCGTDIDYNTIHGIGKASRKNQKWRGPDENIRANLRQYGAEKSYIDVLVSDASKTIWRAGAVFDAIITDPPYGIRESTRKTGSQKEIIKPPEDYGGESHVPVSMAYHLSDIFTDLLNFASKYLVMGGRLVYWLPVYRPEYKEEIIPQHPCLKLISNCEQTLSSHTSRRLITMEKLKEFEGPETPPIYNFSVSHRNRMPY from the exons ATGGCGCTGCACTGTAGCAGAACGTGTAGGaaatatttattacatgtaGCCCAAGAAAACATTGAATTCAGACTACCG gaAATCAAATCCCTGCTTTCGCTCAATGGAGAATCGTTTATCCCAGAAGAAAACTTTGATGAaaag TCCCCATTCTGGGTCCTCAACAGTGTTTCAGAGGAAGGGATAAGAAGGGTTATGAAACGAACTGTGTGTGCAAA GTCAGTATTTGAGCTATGGGGGTTTGGAAGAACACCCCAGGAGTTACAGTCATCGCTGAAGAACTGGCCAGTGGAAAACATG GTTCCCTATCTGACGCGTGACTCAAcatacaaaattaatatttatacattcaACAAAACTCTTCTGCATCAACAGAGAATCCAGAAGATAGAT GCTCTAGAATTTCTCCCATTCCAAGGGAAAGTAAATTTGAAGAACCCAGACCATGTCTTCTGTCTACTGGAAGACTACGGTTCTGATCCCAATTGCATTCCAGATGAACCCTTTCGTATCTTCTTCGGGCGATGG GTTGCAGACGGGCAGAGAGATCTGATTAAATCTCACAGTGTGAAGAAGCGACATTTCATTGGAAACACAAGCATGGACGCTGGGCTGTCCTTTATAATGGCCAATCATGCCAGAGTAAAACCTAATGACTTGGTTTATGATCCATTTGTTGGAACAG gtagCCTTCTTGTTGCATGCGCTCATTTTGGCTCCTATGTATGTGGCACAGACATTGATTACAACACAATCCACGGAATAG GAAAGGCAAGCAGAAAGAACCAGAAGTGGAGGGGACCTGATGAAAACATCAGAGCTAACCTAAGGCAGTACGGAGCAGAGAAATCCTATATTGATGTTCTGGTGTCAGATGCCTCTAAAACCATATGGAGAGCAGGAGCTGTGTTTGATGCCATCATCACAGATC CCCCATATGGTATAAGAGAATCTACAAGGAAAACAGGCTCCCAGAAAGAAATCATAAAGCCACCAGAAGACTA CGGTGGAGAAAGTCATGTCCCTGTGTCAATGGCCTATCATCTCAGTGATATCTTCACAGACCTGCTGAACTTTGCATCAAAGTATCTTGTCATGGGAGGAAGACTAGTGTACTGGTTACCAGTGTACAGGCCTGA ATACAAGGAAGAAATAATACCCCAGCACCCTTGTCTGAAACTTATTAGCAACTGTGAGCAGACACTTTCCAGTCATACGTCCAGGCGTTTGATAACCATGGAAAAGCTGAAAGAATTTGAG
- the trmt11 gene encoding tRNA (guanine(10)-N(2))-methyltransferase TRMT11 isoform X1 — MALHCSRTCRKYLLHVAQENIEFRLPEIKSLLSLNGESFIPEENFDEKSPFWVLNSVSEEGIRRVMKRTVCAKSVFELWGFGRTPQELQSSLKNWPVENMVPYLTRDSTYKINIYTFNKTLLHQQRIQKIDALEFLPFQGKVNLKNPDHVFCLLEDYGSDPNCIPDEPFRIFFGRWVADGQRDLIKSHSVKKRHFIGNTSMDAGLSFIMANHARVKPNDLVYDPFVGTGSLLVACAHFGSYVCGTDIDYNTIHGIGKASRKNQKWRGPDENIRANLRQYGAEKSYIDVLVSDASKTIWRAGAVFDAIITDPPYGIRESTRKTGSQKEIIKPPEDYGGESHVPVSMAYHLSDIFTDLLNFASKYLVMGGRLVYWLPVYRPEYKEEIIPQHPCLKLISNCEQTLSSHTSRRLITMEKLKEFEYTDELAHLVESKFSPYQGHNSFREKYFSGLTKKTGMQEAKNLKIEG, encoded by the exons ATGGCGCTGCACTGTAGCAGAACGTGTAGGaaatatttattacatgtaGCCCAAGAAAACATTGAATTCAGACTACCG gaAATCAAATCCCTGCTTTCGCTCAATGGAGAATCGTTTATCCCAGAAGAAAACTTTGATGAaaag TCCCCATTCTGGGTCCTCAACAGTGTTTCAGAGGAAGGGATAAGAAGGGTTATGAAACGAACTGTGTGTGCAAA GTCAGTATTTGAGCTATGGGGGTTTGGAAGAACACCCCAGGAGTTACAGTCATCGCTGAAGAACTGGCCAGTGGAAAACATG GTTCCCTATCTGACGCGTGACTCAAcatacaaaattaatatttatacattcaACAAAACTCTTCTGCATCAACAGAGAATCCAGAAGATAGAT GCTCTAGAATTTCTCCCATTCCAAGGGAAAGTAAATTTGAAGAACCCAGACCATGTCTTCTGTCTACTGGAAGACTACGGTTCTGATCCCAATTGCATTCCAGATGAACCCTTTCGTATCTTCTTCGGGCGATGG GTTGCAGACGGGCAGAGAGATCTGATTAAATCTCACAGTGTGAAGAAGCGACATTTCATTGGAAACACAAGCATGGACGCTGGGCTGTCCTTTATAATGGCCAATCATGCCAGAGTAAAACCTAATGACTTGGTTTATGATCCATTTGTTGGAACAG gtagCCTTCTTGTTGCATGCGCTCATTTTGGCTCCTATGTATGTGGCACAGACATTGATTACAACACAATCCACGGAATAG GAAAGGCAAGCAGAAAGAACCAGAAGTGGAGGGGACCTGATGAAAACATCAGAGCTAACCTAAGGCAGTACGGAGCAGAGAAATCCTATATTGATGTTCTGGTGTCAGATGCCTCTAAAACCATATGGAGAGCAGGAGCTGTGTTTGATGCCATCATCACAGATC CCCCATATGGTATAAGAGAATCTACAAGGAAAACAGGCTCCCAGAAAGAAATCATAAAGCCACCAGAAGACTA CGGTGGAGAAAGTCATGTCCCTGTGTCAATGGCCTATCATCTCAGTGATATCTTCACAGACCTGCTGAACTTTGCATCAAAGTATCTTGTCATGGGAGGAAGACTAGTGTACTGGTTACCAGTGTACAGGCCTGA ATACAAGGAAGAAATAATACCCCAGCACCCTTGTCTGAAACTTATTAGCAACTGTGAGCAGACACTTTCCAGTCATACGTCCAGGCGTTTGATAACCATGGAAAAGCTGAAAGAATTTGAG